A DNA window from Helianthus annuus cultivar XRQ/B chromosome 15, HanXRQr2.0-SUNRISE, whole genome shotgun sequence contains the following coding sequences:
- the LOC110912380 gene encoding LRR receptor-like serine/threonine-protein kinase RPK2 has product MNPLHNPLNLLILISIILTSSFSHFISGQDSDKSALLEFKSAVSDPSGVLSSWNSSGSDHCSWIGVTCGSGSRVVAVNITGGGNFGDFTCLMYDQFMLYGFGVRKDCVDRNVKLVGQLSGAIGRLSELRVLSLPFNDLSGEIPVEIWGLEKLEVIDLEGNLISGKLAVRFVGLRSLRVFNLGFNQISGEIPESFKEMKSLQVLNLAGNRVNGSVPTFVNGFGDLRGLYLSFNLLSGAIPSEIGDNCGNLEHLELAGNLLLGGIPTSLGNCTKLQSLLLYSNLLQEEIPVELGRLESLRVLDLSRNSLSGAIPRELGNCLNLSILVFSNLLNPIPGFFNTGDNLTQLGPEDEFNYFEGTVPSEITTLPNLQLLWAPRTILEGPFPDNWGACGSLEMVNLAQNLFAGEISKGLDICKKLHFLDLSSNKLTGEISDKLGVPCMTVFDVSGNHLSGRIPSFRYTTCAPFNPSNAYLRYFASNDIRTPSLVPNDVGDLSITHNFRGNNFTGQLASVPIARTGENTVYAFLAGENELTGAFPGTLFENCVKLKAMAVNVSSNALSGQLPLNIGQLCRTLSFLDVSGNRISGTIPSSFGELSSLVAVNLSWNMLIGEIPVSFNKIKDLKSLSISGNHLTGRIPTGLGKLGSLEVLELFSNSLTGEIPGDLVYLKNLSVLLLNNNKLSGPIPSGLANIKTIMRFNVSFNNLSGPLPQNDNLMECSSVLGNPNLQSCKVSPPNSSPDQPVGNDSANVSSPSVSQSKGGRGLSSIAIASIICASAIFTVMLALMVLFLCTKWRPKSGSRACGHVRKEVTVFTDIGVPLTFENVVRSTGSFNASNCIGNGGFGATYKAEISPGFLVAIKRLSVGRFQGVQQFDAEIKTLGRLRHQNLVTLIGYHASETEMFLIYNYLPGGNLERFIQERSIRAIDWRILHKIALDIARALAYLHDQCVPRVLHRDVKPSNILLDDDLNAYLSDFGLARLLGTSETHATTGVAGTFGYVAPEYAMTCRVSDKADVYSYGVVLLELISDKKALDPSFSSYGNGFNIVAWACMLLRQGRAKEFFTEGLWDAGPHDDLVEVLHLAVVCTVDSLSTRPTMKQVVRRLKQLQPPSC; this is encoded by the coding sequence atgaaTCCACTTCATAACCCCTTAAACCTCTTAATTCTCATCTCAATCATCCTCACTTCATCTTTCTCCCACTTCATTTCCGGCCAAGATTCCGACAAATCAGCCCTTCTGGAGTTCAAATCCGCCGTTTCGGACCCTTCCGGAGTGTTATCGAGTTGGAATTCAAGTGGGTCGGATCACTGTTCGTGGATCGGAGTCACATGCGGGTCGGGTTCAAGAGTTGTGGCGGTTAATATCACTGGTGGAGGTAATTTTGGTGATTTTACTTGTTTAATGTATGATCAGTTTATGTTGTATGGGTTTGGGGTTAGGAAAGATTGTGTGGATCGGAATGTTAAGTTAGTCGGTCAGCTGTCGGGTGCCATCGGTCGGCTTTCAGAGCTTCGGGTTTTATCGCTTCCGTTTAATGATTTGAGTGGTGAGATTCCTGTGGAAATTTGGGGGTTGGAGAAGCTAGAGGTTATTGATCTTGAAGGGAATTTGATTAGCGGGAAGTTAGCGGTTCGGTTCGTTGGGTTGAGAAGCCTTCGGGTTTTTAACTTAGGGTTTAACCAGATATCCGGGGAGATACCGGAGTCTTTTAAAGAAATGAAGAGTTTGCAGGTGTTGAATCTTGCGGGGAATCGGGTTAATGGGTCGGTTCCCACGTTTGTTAACGGGTTTGGAGATTTGAGAGGGTTGTATTTGTCGTTTAATTTGTTATCCGGAGCTATCCCGAGTGAGATTGGGGATAATTGTGGTAATCTCGAGCATTTGGAGCTTGCGGGTAATCTTTTGCTTGGAGGGATCCCGACTAGTTTAGGGAACTGTACGAAGTTACAATCGCTTTTGTTGTATTCTAATTTGCTTCAAGAAGAAATCCCGGTTGAGCTTGGTAGGCTCGAATCGCTACGTGTTTTGGATCTGTCGAGAAATAGTCTCAGTGGTGCAATACCGCGTGAACTTGGGAACTGTTTGAATTTATCGATCCTCGTGTTCTCCAACTTATTGAATCCGATTCCTGGATTTTTTAACACCGGCGACAATTTAACACAACTGGGACCTGAAGACGAGTTTAATTACTTCGAAGGTACGGTTCCTTCAGAAATTACTACTCTTCCGAACCTGCAGTTGTTATGGGCACCAAGAACGATCTTAGAGGGCCCGTTTCCCGACAATTGGGGAGCTTGTGGTAGCTTGGAAATGGTGAATTTGGCTCAGAATCTTTTCGCTGGTGAAATATCTAAAGGGTTGGATATATGCAAGAAGTTGCATTTTCTTGATTTGAGTTCGAATAAGTTGACCGGTGAGATCAGTGATAAACTTGGCGTTCCTTGTATGACGGTTTTCGATGTTAGTGGTAATCATCTTTCGGGCCGGATTCCATCTTTTCGTTACACTACATGTGCACCATTTAATCCGTCTAATGCATACCTTCGATATTTTGCATCTAATGACATACGTACCCCTTCGTTAGTTCCAAACGATGTCGGAGATCTTTCAATAACCCATAATTTTAGGGGCAACAATTTCACGGGACAGTTGGCTTCTGTGCCGATTGCAAGAACAGGGGAGAACACCGTTTACGCTTTTCTTGCGGGAGAAAACGAGCTTACCGGTGCGTTTCCCGGAACATTatttgaaaattgtgtgaaattgAAAGCGATGGCTGTTAATGTGAGTTCAAACGCGCTATCGGGTCAACTCCCGTTAAACATTGGTCAACTTTGCAGAACTTTGTCTTTCTTGGATGTGTCGGGGAATCGTATATCCGGAACGATTCCTTCTAGTTTCGGCGAGTTGAGTTCTCTTGTGGCGGTTAATTTAAGTTGGAATATGTTAATCGGAGAGATACCCGTTAGTTTCAACAAGATTAAAGATCTCAAGAGTCTTTCAATATCCGGTAACCATCTCACGGGTCGAATTCCTACGGGTTTGGGAAAGCTTGGGTCGTTAGAAGTTTTAGAGCTTTTCTCAAACTCTTTGACCGGTGAGATTCCAGGAGATCTCGTGTATTTGAAGAATTTATCGGTCCTTTTGCTCAACAATAACAAGCTTTCCGGACCGATTCCTTCTGGTTTAGCGAACATAAAAACAATCATGAGATTCAACGTCTCGTTTAATAACTTGTCGGGCCCGTTGCCACAAAACGATAATTTAATGGAATGTAGCAGTGTTCTCGGAAACCCGAATTTACAATCGTGTAAGGTATCTCCACCAAATTCGTCTCCGGATCAGCCGGTCGGAAATGATTCTGCAAACGTCTCGAGTCCATCGGTGTCTCAATCAAAAGGTGGGCGTGGGTTAAGTTCAATCGCAATCGCTTCCATTATATGTGCTTCCGCTATATTCACGGTTATGCTAGCTCTCATGGTTCTGTTCTTGTGCACCAAATGGCGGCCTAAATCGGGTTCTCGTGCCTGTGGGCATGTTCGTAAGGAAGTAACGGTTTTCACCGACATTGGAGTCCCGTTAACTTTCGAGAACGTTGTTCGATCCACTGGTAGCTTCAATGCTAGCAACTGTATTGGAAACGGAGGATTTGGCGCCACTTACAAAGCCGAGATCTCACCGGGGTTCTTGGTAGCAATAAAACGGTTATCTGTTGGACGGTTTCAGGGCGTACAACAGTTTGATGCGGAGATCAAGACGTTGGGCCGCCTTCGTCACCAGAACCTCGTGACGTTAATCGGGTATCACGCCAGTGAAACCGAGATGTTTTTGATCTACAATTATCTGCCTGGTGGAAACCTCGAAAGATTCATTCAAGAAAGGTCAATCCGGGCCATCGATTGGAGAATCCTTCACAAAATCGCGCTCGATATCGCGCGTGCCCTCGCGTACCTCCATGACCAATGCGTCCCACGTGTCCTCCACCGTGATGTGAAACCAAGTAACATACTGCTAGACGACGATCTCAACGCTTACTTGTCGGATTTCGGTTTGGCGAGGCTTTTGGGTACCTCCGAGACCCACGCGACCACCGGGGTTGCCGGAACTTTTGGGTACGTGGCACCGGAATACGCGATGACGTGTCGGGTTTCAGATAAAGCCGATGTTTACAGTTACGGGGTGGTGTTGTTGGAGCTCATTTCCGATAAGAAAGCACTGGACCCGTCTTTCTCATCTTACGGAAACGGGTTCAATATTGTGGCGTGGGCTTGTATGCTGCTGAGACAGGGTCGGGCGAAGGAGTTTTTTACGGAGGGGCTGTGGGATGCGGGCCCGCATGACGATTTGGTTGAGGTGTTGCATCTGGCGGTGGTGTGCACAGTGGATTCATTGTCAACAAGACCGACGATGAAACAAGTTGTACGGAGGTTGAAACAACTGCAACCTCCGTCGTGTTAG